In Necator americanus strain Aroian chromosome IV, whole genome shotgun sequence, the following proteins share a genomic window:
- a CDS encoding hypothetical protein (NECATOR_CHRIV.G14397.T1), producing the protein MNYLMVDQVKRKDSKKSPLNLKKFHQFYMKLIPAGDRSLVSVIAHEIAHSWSGNLVTNSSWEHFWLNEGFTMFIERKICGRLVSEDYRQFMAFNGWTNALMPAVYEQFTPTHQFTKLIQDHTNVDPDVAFSCVPYEKGSALLFYLEQKLGGAEVFEAYLRDYINTFAHKAIDSYQWKKHLYEYFNDKKDILNTVVFDAWFYAVGMPPEKPDYGQTMIVACEALFKLWIEVDEEQADKITDDIYKCMQPLQQIEFISQLWQHDPPLEHWKLEALNNLYGLNNSENCEILLNWIRLCIKAKWEPIIEKALKFVTSQGRLKYCRPVYRDLTGWPAAKSRARDSYIKSRSSMHPITAEMIAKDLHMRHSTHTVCF; encoded by the exons atgaattACTTAATGGTTGATCAAGTTAAGAGAAAAG ATTCGAAAAAATCGCCGTTGAATCTCAAGAAATTCCATCAGTTCTATATGAAATTGATACCG gctGGAGATCGATCACTCGTAAGTGTGATTGCACATGAAATCGCTCATAGCTGGTCCGGAAACTTGGTCACGAACAGCAGTTGGGAACATTTctg GTTAAACGAGGGTTTTACTATGTTCATTGAACGGAAAATCTGTGGACGTCTGGTTAGTGAGGACTACAGACAATTTATGGCGTTTAATGGATGGACTAATGCTCTTATGCCAGCT GTTTACGAACAATTCACACCCACTCATCAATTCACCAAACTTATCCAAGATCATACCAATGTGGATCCAGATGTTGCATTTTCTTGCGTCCCTTACGAGAAAGGATCTGCTCTACTCTTCTatttagaacaaaaacttGGAGGTGCTG AAGTTTTCGAGGCATATCTTCGTGATTACATCAACACATTTGCGCACAAAGCTATAGACAGTTACCAATGGAAGAAACATCTCTATGAATACTTCAAC GACAAGAAGGATATCCTTAACACGGTTGTCTTCGATGCATGGTTCTACGCGGTTGGAATGCCTCCCGAGAAGCCAGA CTATGGACAAACGATGATTGTCGCCTGTGAAGCGTTGTTCAAGTTGTGGATTGAAGTTGACGAGGAACAAGCCGATAAAATCACCGATGACATCTACAAATGCATGCAACCACTGCAACAAATCGAGTTCATCAGTCAACTATGGCAG CACGATCCTCCACTTGAACATTGGAAACTCGAAGCGCTTAACAATCTATACGGTCTAAACAACTCGGAGAACTGTGAAATCCTTCTGAA CTGGATTCGGCTATGCATCAAGGCAAAATGGGAACCGATTATCGAGAAGGCGCTAAAATTCGTGACTTCCCAAGGCAGGCTAAAGTATTGTCGACCAGTCTACAG GGATTTAACTGGTTGGCCAGCGGCAAAAAGTCGTGCTCGTGACTCGTACATCAAGAGTCGTTCTTCCATGCATCCGATCACAGCTGAAATGATCGCAAAAGATCTTCACATGAGACATTCAACACATACAGTCTGCTTCTAG
- a CDS encoding hypothetical protein (NECATOR_CHRIV.G14396.T1) — MASPRLDGSPDHAALDVYRLESDCGDYESVVMVKLTDEMFSALMLAQRKGLPIRVHVDEQGGKWELGDPANGGNVFRYQQQALPGPPTDAVVHDPRSGTHRAVGAFRSKYQIQATDKSFADTRERAQKLIEEEKSRGTKDVTKHRQKGSLLKSGTPRVGSASSSRNVSPLLTRTLDTPSSRISPNKFANSTGSNGNASLQNGGSSGTPRATPTQHLNSELRKKKLRQRIIQLVVLGKFSGADLILRQLRKDGLNEEAGLERRVEDIVREVSEPSSGTDTTKIVLRPAFYGEVDTRWLWYNQEEKAYVRRVTQGLSSSQTKSSTFAPMRKSGMERMQAPCHSSTNSSSASGQTVSPEAIPTPPNSRPASAVSAPMRKTPPKNVNTVLNGSREQTPSSYRSPAHEATSVNKRKAHVPAQQRQPDGKRPRQESASPPEDPTNHPLHNQKAMAARSGGSTASSRLSSPCSLSSPTQPSCDWDKSYGEIKTVQEAEKYFTLFQQEYPEYLECYKTLNEVAKEFRQLEIQLKNAVDNRKDIGRIEQNIQQRFAQYDKDPEFVKTRQRYADLHSKLAVLKSRISDFERAQDMAASGSTTAVPMDLCDLE, encoded by the exons ATGGCTTCACCACGCCTCGACGGGTCGCCCGATCATGCCGCACTTGACGTGTACAG ACTCGAGTCGGATTGCGGCGACTACGAAAGCGTGGTGATGGTGAAGCTTACGGACGAGATGTTCTCAGCTCTTATGTTAGCTCAACGAAAAGGGCTACCCATCCGTGTTCATGTAGATGAGCAG GGTGGAAAATGGGAACTTGGCGATCCAGCCAATGGAGGAAACGTGTTCCGCTACCAGCAGCAGGCCTTGCCAGGTCCTCCTACTGATGCTGTAGTTCATGATCCACGTTCTGGGACTCATCGTGCCGTTGGTGCTTTCCGTAGCAAATATCAG ATCCAAGCAACGGACAAGTCATTTGCGGATACGAGAGAACGTGCCCAGAAACTCATCGAAGAGGAGAAGAGTCGTGGCACGAAAGATGTCACTAA aCATAGACAGAAGGGTAGTTTGCTTAAATCGGGTACACCACGAGTCGGGTCAGCCTCGTCGTCTCGCAATGTTTCACCACTTCTCACACGGACTCTCGATACTCCATCATCTCGTATCAGCCCTAACAAG TTTGCAAATTCTACGGGTTCCAATGGCAATGCTTCTTTACAGAATGGCG GGTCCTCGGGTACACCCCGCGCTACTCCTACGCAACACTTGAATAGCGagttgaggaaaaagaagcTGCGTCAACGGATTATTCAACTAGTCGTGCTTGGTAAATTTTCTGGTGCCGATTTG ATTCTGCGCCAACTACGTAAGGATGGGTTGAATGAAGAAGCGGGTCTTGAGCGACGTGTTGAAGACATTGTTCGCGAAGTTTCTGAGCCTTCTAGTGGCACCGACACAACCAAAATTGTACTTAGACCTGCTTTTTATGGAGAG GTGGATACGCGGTGGTTGTGGTACAATCAGGAAGAGAAAGCATATGTTCGGCGTGTAACACAGGGCCTGTCTTCATCGCAGACGAAAAGCAGTACTTTCGCTCCTATGCGAAAAAGTGGCATGGAACGTATGCAAGCTCCTTGTCACTCTTCCACCAATTCTTCTTCTGCCTCCGGTCAAACAGTTAGTCCTGAAG CTATCCCTACACCACCCAATTCCCGTCCCGCTTCTGCCGTCTCAGCTCCTATGCGTAAAACTCCCCCGAAGAATGTGAATACTGTTCTGAATGGAAGTCGTGAACAAACTCCCTC tAGTTATCGTAGTCCTGCTCATGAAGCAACGTCAGTAAACAAACGGAAAGCTCATGTTCCCGCGCAACAACGTCAGCCCGATGGGAAGCGGCCTCGCCAAGAAAGTGCTAGTCCTCCTGAAGATCCCACTAACCATCCTCTCCACAATCAA AAAGCGATGGCAGCACGCTCAGGTGGTAGCACTGCTTCTTCTCGCCTTAGCTCGCCCTGTAGTTTGTCATCCCCCACACAACCGTCGTGTGATTGGGATAAAAGTTATGGCGAG ATCAAAACTGTACAGGAAGCGgagaaatatttcactttGTTCCAGCAGGAGTATCCAGAATATTTAGAATGTTATAAAACTTTGAATGAG GTAGCCAAAGAGTTCCGTCAGCTCGAAATACAACTGAAAAATGCTGTAGATAATCGCAAGGACATCGGGAGG ATCGAACAAAACATACAGCAACGGTTTGCTCAGTACGATAAGGATCCCGAGTTTGTGAAG ACTCGCCAACGTTACGCTGATTTGCATTCGAAACTGGCTGTGTTGAAGTCACGTATATCGGACTTCGAACGTGCTCAAGATATGGCTGCAAGTGGATCAACTACTGCTGTTCCCATGGATCTTTGCGATTTGGAGTAG